In a single window of the Streptomyces sp. HUAS ZL42 genome:
- a CDS encoding (2Fe-2S)-binding protein produces MVLLLVVDLDPDLAALRPLGGFFALRTVLRGAGAPHATLPTLAATYANRTSDVYGNSLTFRVDKVADSLRAPEARIAASVAHQALAARLWSATLGCAVLYGRIPDLDPRLVRWNPGAGAPDDLWLTEVRPLPGDAATVAEVVLDGHLLPLTAALRASYRVAEGLLWGNAASALAGGARELDRWARAHGRTEAGAKARTLAAELLEHPLLAATGTLAGTAFRRRSCCLYYRVPGGGVCGDCCFTRPPRSSPHAASG; encoded by the coding sequence TTGGTACTACTTCTGGTCGTGGACCTCGACCCCGATCTCGCCGCGCTCCGCCCTCTCGGCGGCTTCTTCGCCCTGCGCACGGTCCTACGCGGGGCAGGAGCGCCGCACGCGACACTGCCGACACTGGCTGCGACCTACGCGAACAGAACATCGGATGTTTATGGAAATTCTCTGACTTTTCGTGTCGACAAGGTGGCGGACAGCCTGCGGGCCCCGGAGGCGCGGATCGCGGCCTCCGTCGCGCACCAGGCCCTCGCGGCCCGGCTGTGGTCGGCGACGCTCGGCTGTGCCGTCCTGTACGGGCGGATTCCCGACCTCGACCCGCGGCTGGTGCGCTGGAACCCGGGCGCGGGTGCTCCCGACGATCTGTGGCTGACCGAGGTGCGCCCGCTGCCCGGGGACGCGGCGACGGTGGCCGAGGTGGTGCTGGACGGCCACCTCCTGCCGCTGACGGCGGCCCTGCGCGCCTCGTACCGCGTCGCCGAGGGCCTGCTGTGGGGCAACGCGGCCTCCGCTCTCGCGGGCGGCGCGCGGGAACTGGACCGCTGGGCGCGGGCGCACGGCCGTACCGAGGCCGGTGCCAAGGCACGAACCCTCGCCGCCGAGCTCCTCGAGCACCCTCTGCTCGCGGCGACCGGCACCCTTGCCGGCACCGCCTTCCGGCGGCGCAGCTGCTGCCTGTACTACCGGGTACCCGGGGGAGGCGTCTGCGGCGACTGTTGCTTCACACGACCCCCGCGCTCTTCCCCGCACGCCGCTTCTGGGTGA